The Daucus carota subsp. sativus chromosome 7, DH1 v3.0, whole genome shotgun sequence genome window below encodes:
- the LOC108192669 gene encoding periodic tryptophan protein 2 encodes MNFRFQNLLGAPYRGGNVTTVDNTLLISPIGNRISVTDLKKSETITLPFQSSSNITRIAASNDGVFLLTVDENNRCLYINLRRRAVLHRITFKKRVGAVKFSPDGALIAVALGKLVQIWRSPGFKKEFFPFELVRTFADCNDKVTSLDWSDNSGYLLAGSKDLAVRLFCLKKVPGLSKAFMFLGHRDAICGAFFGTDKVDKVPRVYTISRDGAIFSWILNNVGEDVEMEDSEPVSPGTPDQNGDGNGDENENVKKRKNVEGDVSDGDDKNGVLLHKGKWELLKKDFFMQAPAKLTACDFHSGLDLVVVGFSSGVFGLYKMPEFTCIHLLSISREKITTATFNDLGNWLTFGCAKLGQLLVWDWKPESYILKQQGHYFDVNCLAYSPDSQLMATGADDNKIKVWTVSSGFCFVTFSEHTNAVTALHFMPNNHCLLSASLDGTVRAWDLFRYRNFRTFTTPSSKQFVSLASDQSGEVICAGTLDSFEIFVWSMKTGRLLDVLSGHEGPVHGLTFSPTNAILASSSWDKSIRLWDVFQGKGVVETFSHTHDVLTVVYRPDGKQLACSTLDGQIYFWDPIDGLLMCTIEGRRDIAGGRLMTDRTSAANSTSGKCFTSLCYSADGNYILAGGKSKYICMYDVADQVLLRRFQITHNLSLDGVLDFLNSKNMTDAGPLNLIDDDNSDTEEGVDNQTRGNASYNLPGALPNKGRPVIQTKCLRIAPTGRSWAAATTEGVLVYSIDDSFIFDPTDLDIDVTPEAVDTALSEDHFDRALILSLRLNEDALIKKCIISVFPADIPAVISSIPTKYLQRLIEAFAELLEKCPHLEFILRWCQELCKVHGNSIQQNSRNLLPALKSLQKAITRTHQDLAETCSSNEYLLRYLCSSSS; translated from the exons ATGAACTTCCGGTTCCAAAATCTTCTCGGAGCTCCATACAGAGGAGGCAACGTCACTACAGTCGACAACACCCTGCTAATCTCACCTATCGGTAACCGGATCTCCGTCACAGACCTCAAAAAGTCCGAAACTATTACTCTCCCTTTTCAATCCTCTTCTAATATCACCCGCATCGCCGCCTCAAACGACGGCGTTTTCCTCCTCACTGTCGATGAGAACAACCGCTGTCTCTACATCAATCTACGCCGCCGCGCCGTTCTGCACCGCATTACTTTTAAGAAACGCGTCGGCGCCGTCAAGTTTAGCCCCGACGGAGCCCTAATTGCGGTGGCGTTGGGGAAATTGGTGCAGATTTGGCGGTCGCCGGGGTTTAAAAAGGAGTTCTTTCCGTTTGAATTGGTGAGGACTTTTGCTGATTGTAACGATAAGGTTACGTCATTGGATTGGAGTGATAATTCGGGGTATTTGCTCGCGGGGTCGAAAGATTTGGCGGTGAGGTTGTTTTGTTTGAAGAAAGTTCCAGGCTTGTCGAAGGCATTTATGTTTTTGGGACATAGGGATGCAATTTGTGGTGCTTTTTTTGGTACTGATAAGGTAGATAAGGTTCCTCGGGTTTATACGATATCGAGAGATGGTGCGATTTTTAGTTGGATATTGAATAATGTGGGTGAGGATGTTGAAATGGAGGATTCAGAACCCGTGTCTCCCGGTACACCTGATCAAAATGGTGATGGGAATGGGGATGAGAATGAGAatgtgaagaagaggaagaatgTTGAGGGTGATGTGAGCGATGGTGATGACAAGAATGGGGTTTTGTTGCATAAAGGGAAATGGGAGTTGTTGAAGAAGGATTTTTTTATGCAGGCTCCAGCAAAGTTGACAGCTTGTGATTTTCATAGTGGTCTTGATCTTGTTGTAGTGGGGTTTTCGAGTGGGGTGTTTGGTCTATATAAGATGCCTGAATTTACTTGTATTCATTTGTTGTCGATATCTCGAGAGAAGATTACGACTGCTACTTTTAATGATCTTGGGAATTGGTTGACGTTTGGGTGTGCAAAACTTGGACAATTGCTTGTATGGGATTGGAAACCAGAAAGCTACATATTGAAACAGCAAGGACATTATTTTGATGTTAACTGTCTTGCATATTCACCTGATTCCCAGCTCATGGCTACTGGTGCAGATGATAACAAAATCAAG GTGTGGACTGTTTCCTCAGGGTTTTGTTTTGTGACATTCTCTGAGCACACAAATGCAGTCACAGCCCTCCATTTTATGCCAAATAACCATTGTCTCTTAAGTGCATCTTTGGATGGCACTGTCCGTGCGTGGGATCTCTTTCGCTACCGCAATTTTAGGACATTTACCACTCCCTCTTCCAAGCAGTTTGTATCTTTGGCATCCGACCAAAGTGGGGAAGTAATTTGTGCCGGAACCCTTGATTCATTTGAG ATATTTGTTTGGTCGATGAAGACAGGACGGTTGTTGGATGTACTTAGCGGCCATGAAGGTCCTGTTCATGGGTTGACATTTTCTCCCACTAAC GCAATTCTAGCTTCATCCTCCTGGGATAAGTCCATTCGCTTATGGGATGTTTTTCAAGGAAAAGGTGTGGTTGAGACATTTTCTCATACCCATGATGTTCTTACTGTTGTTTATCGCCCGGACGGAAAGCAATTGGCTTGCAGCACTTTAGATGGTCAAATCTATTTTTGGGACCCAATTGACGGATTGCTGATGTGTACCATCGAGGGCCGTAGAGATATAGCTGGAGGACGCTTGATGACTGACCGTACGTCAGCTGCTAACTCCACTTCCGGAAAATGCTTCACTAGCTTGTGTTATTCTGCCGATGGAAATTATATATTAGCTGGGGGAAAGAGTAAATACATTTGTATGTATGATGTGGCTGATCAG GTGTTGCTGCGAAGATTCCAAATCACCCATAATCTTTCACTAGATGGAGTTCTTGACTTCTTGAATTCAAAGAATATGACAGATGCTGGTCCACTAAATTTAATTGATGATGATAATAGTGATACAGAGGAAGGTGTTGACAACCAAACACGAGGAAATGCAAGTTACAATTTACCAGGAGCACTGCCTAACAAAGGGAGGCCTGTTATTCAAACTAAGTGCTTGAGAATTGCACCTACTGGTCGGAGCTGGGCTGCAGCAACAACAGAAGGAGTTTTGGTTTATTCAATAGATGATTCCTTCATCTTCGATCCTACCGATCTAGACATCGATGTGACACCTGAG GCCGTTGATACAGCTCTGAGTGAAGATCATTTTGATAGAGCTTTAATTCTCAGCTTACGTTTAAATGAAGATGCCTTGATTAAAAAGTGCATCATATCCGTCTTCCCAGCAGATATACCAGCTGTTATTTCCTCTATCCCTACGAAATATCTACAAAGGTTAATTGAGGCATTTGCGGAGCTTCTGGAAAAGTGCCCACATTTGGAATTCATTCTTCGTTGGTGTCAG GAGTTGTGTAAAGTTCATGGTAATTCCATTCAGCAGAATTCTAGAAATTTGCTTCCGGCTCTAAAATCATTACAGAAGGCTATTACGAGGACGCATCAAGATCTGGCAGAGACATGTTCTTCCAATGAATATTTGCTTCGATATTTGTGCTCTTCAAGTTCGTAG